The following proteins are co-located in the Primulina tabacum isolate GXHZ01 chromosome 11, ASM2559414v2, whole genome shotgun sequence genome:
- the LOC142518567 gene encoding LOW QUALITY PROTEIN: trihelix transcription factor GTL2-like (The sequence of the model RefSeq protein was modified relative to this genomic sequence to represent the inferred CDS: deleted 4 bases in 2 codons): MFNGVPSDEFHRFISSRNSSLPIPLHAFSDNFNPFSSPSPSSLQQFQRQESVVKNVGKQLQRDGSMDPWSADELLALLKVRSSMENWFPDMSWELVSRKLAGLGFARGAEQCKEKFEDESCNFNSLSYEKNYRIFNEFDPFYNSENQEKSHIVPETVKQINEGDKVQQIHVEELETEKFQESEEMVKKTEEKTRKRKRKDKFEMFEGFCEAIVSKMIAQQEELHNKLVEDLVRRDKEMAEREEVWKRQEMDRIKRENEIKAREQAIAGEREANIIGLLKKIQDLVKLNDTATGKLLQDFEFPKAQNKLETSSSPEMVESHKNPSSDIPLESKTEATKATPSPPSPSSSLATKNSEANSCSISVLTNEILTSHKFCQMMDSRGDIGKRWPRDEVLALIHLRCKFSGNIEEIKEGAKGPLWERISQGMMELGYKRNAKRCKEKWENINKYFRKTKDSTKKRSIDSRTCPYFHQLNSLYSGGTLENQSNVPENSEQTESTVHHHVRNV; this comes from the exons ATGTTCAATGGCGTGCCCAGTGATGAATTTCATCGATTCATTTCTTCGAGAAATTCTTCGCTTCCAATCCCTCTTCATGCCTTTTCGGATAATTTCAATCCATTCTCCTCTCCTTCTCCTTCTTCGTTGCAGCAATTTCAACGGCAAGAATCAGTGGTTAAAAATGTGGGGAAGCAGCTGCAAAGAGATGGATCCATGGATCCCTGGTCTGCTGATGAACTTCTCGCGCTGCTTAAAGTTAGATCCAGCATGGAGAATTGGTTCCCTGATATGAGCTGGGAGCTTGTTTCGAG GAAACTAGCTGGGCTTGGATTTGCTAGGGGCGCAGAGCAATGCAAGGAGAAATTTGAAGATGAAAGCTGTAACTTCAACAGCCTAAGCTACGAAAAAAACTACAGAATATTCAACGAGTTTGATCCATTCTACAACTCTGAGAATCAAGAAAAATCCCATATCGTCCCAGAAACCGTGAAACAAATTAATGAAGGAGACAAAGTACAGCAG ATTCATGTCGAAGAATTAGAGACGGAAAAGTTCCAAGAAAGTGAAGAAATGGTGAAAAAAACAGAAGAGAAAACCAGGAAGAGGAAGAGGAAAGACAAATTTGAAATGTTCGAAGGTTTCTGTGAGGCAATTGTGAGTAAAATGATTGCTCAACAGGAGGAGTTGCATAACAAACTGGTTGAAGATTTGGTGAGAAGAGATAAAGAAATGGCGGAGAGAGAGGAAGTTTGGAAGAGACAAGAAATGGATAGGATTAAGCGTGAGAATGAGATCAAGGCACGGGAGCAAGCTATTGCAGGAGAGAGAGAGGCAAATATCATTGGGTTGTTAAAGAAGATTCAGGATTTAGTCAAGTTAAATGACACTGCAACTGGTAAACTTTTACAAGATTTTGAGTTCCCCAAAGCACAAAACAAGCTTGAAACATCTTCTTCACCGGAAATGGTTGAATCCCACAAAAACCCTAGTTCCGATATCCCTTTGGAGAGCAAGACAGAAGCCACTAAAGCTACTCCATCACCTCCAAGCCCAAGCTCCAGTCTTGCCACAAAAAATTCAGAAGCCAACTCTTGCTCTATCTCAGTCCTAACAAATGAAATA CTAACATCCCATAAATTTTGTCAAATGATGGATTCAAGAGGAGACATTGGGAAGAGATGGCCTAGAGACGAGGTGTTGGCTTTGATTCATCTGAGGTGCAAATTTAGTGGAAACATCGAGGAAATCAAGGAAGGAGCAAAGGGTCCTCTTTGGGAGAGAATCTCTCAAGGGATGATGGAATTGGGATACAAGAGAAATGCAAAAAGATGCAAAGAGAAATGGGAAAACATCAACAAATACTTCAGAAAAACCAAAGATAGCACCAAGAAGAGGTCCATTGATTCAAGAACTTGCCCTTATTTTCATCAGCTCAACTCTTTATACAGTGGGGGAACACTTGAGAACCAATCAAATGTGCCAGAAAATAGCGAGCAGACGGAGTCAACCGTCCACCACCATGTGAGAAATGTCTAA
- the LOC142519615 gene encoding uncharacterized protein LOC142519615 gives MSQDPTQNNRENIPEDTTSDPGEELFMMMVHNQHRAAELIQASYGNAQRRRSMNRERVAGHIQLVNDYFSTEPVYTDDMFRRRFRMRKELFLRIVSDLQNHPDGYFKWREDAARRKGLSPFQKCTAAIRQLAYGGPADQLDEYLRMGETTALECLSKFCQCVMQIYGRVYLRTPNATDIARLFEMHEQRHGFPDMLGSLDCMHWAWKNCPVAWRAQYTRGDHGYPTTVLEAVASADLWIWHAFFGVAGSRNDINVLNESPLFNDVLKGNAPERPKETLVYG, from the coding sequence ATGTCTCAAGATCCTACTCAAAATAACAGAGAAAACATTCCAGAAGATACAACATCTGATCCTGGTGAAGAATTATTCATGATGATGGTGCATAATCAACATAGAGCGGCTGAATTAATTCAAGCTTCTTATGGAAATGCACAAAGAAGACGATCAATGAACAGAGAGCGTGTAGCTGGGCACATTCAACTTGTTAATGATTATTTCTCTACTGAGCCGGTTTATACCGATGACATGTTCCGACGGAGATTCCGAATGAGAAAGGAGCTGTTTTTGCGCATAGTCAGTGATTTGCAAAATCATCCAGATGGATATTTTAAATGGAGAGAAGATGCTGCGAGAAGAAAAGGCTTATCCCCATTTCAGAAATGCACGGCAGCTATCCGCCAATTAGCTTATGGAGGCCCAGCCGACCAATTGGACGAGTATTTAAGGATGGGTGAAACAACTGCACTTGAATGCTTGTCCAAATTTTGTCAATGTGTTATGCAAATATATGGGCGTGTGTACTTAAGAACACCCAATGCAACCGACATCGCTCGTTTGTTTGAAATGCATGAGCAAAGACATGGTTTTCCTGACATGTTAGGAAGCCTTGATTGCATGCATTGGGCTTGGAAAAATTGTCCGGTCGCATGGAGAGCTCAGTACACTCGAGGCGATCATGGCTACCCAACAACTGTGCTTGAGGCAGTTGCATCAGCCGACTTGTGGATATGGCACGCCTTTTTTGGAGTGGCTGGGTCTCGTAATGACATCAATGTCCTTAACGAGTCACCTCTTTTTAATGACGTCTTGAAAGGAAATGCACCAGAGAGGCCCAAGGAGACATTGGTTTATGGATAA